The Carassius auratus strain Wakin chromosome 19, ASM336829v1, whole genome shotgun sequence genomic sequence TCTACCCATATCCATATTAAACTATGAAACAAGGACATAATATACCTATACGGCAAGGAAGACAGTGGGTTCATAGCCATATTGCAGAAGACATACAGTTGAAATCAATATGGCAGAAATCAAAACTCTGCCACTACACATTGATCCTTCCAGCGCTGTAGAAAAGAGACCCGAACTCGGTTAACAAAACAGCAATACATGTATTTTGGACGGTAAATTATGAAGCTTAAATCTgaagttttattttttgattgCTGAATTAAACCAGTCGGAGAACTTGATCAAAGTATGGCATGAGATGAAGGGAAGTGGAAGGATTGGTGTTGGTGTGTGGCGGCTCCTCTCCTTCATTGTGGATGGTGGTGTCGGGAGCTCCGTGGACGGACAGCCTCAGTCCGCACTGACCTGCGTGGTGACCTGCCCGTCAGCCGTCTGGTTGGTGGACTGGATGAACATAGGCTGGGTCAGTTCCTGTCCAGCCGGCATCGTCACCTGCTGGATCTGATACAACTGCTGTAGAGTCACAGGAAGAAAGGGAGAGACGTGTGTTCAGGAAGTGATAAATATCTGCATTGAAACTGTAGATGTGGTAGTAAGACTAACAGACAGTTTGGTGGGTTAAGACAGAAGAGCATGTCATTATAACatagttatattttaatataacatgtattgtaatattttgatGCTAAATGcagaaatttggggtcagtaacttTTGCTGAAATAAATTCATACTTATATTCAGCAATTATGCATTCAATCGATCAAAAGTGagtgtaaataatttatatttcaaatatatgcttttctttttaacttgctattcatcacagaatcctgaaaaaaaaaactgtttttgcaaaaatattaagtacaacaactgttttcaacattgatggtaataataaatgttttttgagaagaaaatcagcatattagaattaaaggatcatgtgccactgaagacaCAAAAACATCTTCACATCTTCACaaaaacatatattcacatagaaaacattattattggaGAAAATAggttaatataatattaacatttaattgtaatacaattgtattattttactcTATATTTCATCAGATAAATGCTGCTGTGAACATTATACATTTTGTCttagtgaccccaaacttttgaacaatagtgtgtgtgtgtgtgtttgtgtgttgagtAATTACCTGGCCATCAGTAAACTGGCTGAACTGCTGCTGGCCCTGTTGTACTTCTGTCTGTGAAATCTGTGAAAGGACAATTCAACACccatcaatttaattaatttcatcaaatgaaggaaatgtattttatgtgaaatTTATGTGTAACATctgcaccatttaaaaaaaaaaaaagtatccccTACTTGTGCCCATTAATCTGTTAACCATCTAAGATGATGATTTACCTGCTGAGTGTTTGTTGCAAGCGTCTGTATTTGTCCTTGAACAACCTGTGTTCCTGAGACGGGCTGAGCCAAGCGAATATACTGCAGCTGGCCAGTGTTGAGCTGCACCTGCAGGACACCACAAGAGGGCAATGAGGAGCACACATTATTACCTCCAACTAGCACAGGTGTGCTGCCTTCACTATTACAATTTCTAATCCGTTTGAAAGGTTCAAACGACCAAAAATCCTAAGTTCTTACTGGAATCTGCTGGATCTCTCCCGTGTTGGTGATGATCTGCTGCATAACCTGCATGGTCTGTCCAGCTGACTGTGCTGCCTGCGCCTGCGCCTGTCCCTGTGCAGCGGCCTGCACAATCTGCACCTGCTGGCCTTCGCCCACCTGCATGGTCACCGGAGCGCTCTGAAAGAGGAAGGAGAAAAATCATGAGGGTGGGACTGTGGATTCAAATTTACATACAAGCTGCGTGTAGATCTGTCGTGTGCCTTTCAGGTCTCTTTCAGCATGAGTGCTGGAGTCGCCCAAGTAGCATTAGCATTACAGCTCACTGGGAAGGCCTCCAAAAGAAAGTGAAACTGAAGAGGTTTTGAGGACCCTGGGCCTCTCGTGTTGAGCGGAGAAACCTGGGCGCTGACTGCAGATGGTGTGACAGATGATCTCTCCTCTTCAGGAACTGGCACCCGATAGGCAACAGTaatttattaagcagcacaactttatCCAGCCTGCAGTGACCTCATGTAGCATCAAGTAGAGAGCATATGAATTACAGATTTTGCCCTGTGTGAATAATATCtgcttctctttttgtttttttggtaggAGAAAATGGTGACTTCTGAATTCAGTTAACCACTTAGCTAATCTAACATATCAGACACAATACCATTCAACTGTTCAACtgtgattttttatgttttttagattttctttctCACTAAGACTGCATTTAGTCGgtcaaaatacagtttaaacatAACAAAATCATCTTccaatttaaaacaacatttctatttaaatatatttacaaacctCACTTATTCTTATGATGTCAAAGCCGAATGGCTAAACCCTTAATGTCCATAATATTGATATAAACTTCAGCACAAAtctgttttcatatataataaCAGTTTTCTAATTGCAAAATGTTATAAGGTTCCTTTTGAAGTCTCACTTTCAGTGACCACAAGATTGAAGCTCAAATCAATAAACTGTGGTCTGTGGTCACATCGCACAATAGAGAAAAAACATACTCCAAGATCTCATACGGACTAAACTATAAAACAACAGTACTTATTTCAATttgaataaatacacacacacacacacacacacacacacacacacacacacacacacacacacacacacacacacacacaacaattcATACAGCCAATAACAGGACTGACCTTAACCTACTTACACATTTTTGCTGCACTGTTTAATGTATAGTAGGCCTATATGAAATGAGGCTATTTTTTCTGACGTATTGTGCTTTGAAATTCAGTCCTTATTCAACTGTCATGTACAAAAGCCATCAAAAAGCTCCTTTGTCCCCCAGAGAAGGACTTTTGGTGGAAAAATAGGGGCCATTTTGAGGGGTTGGAGGTGTTTACCGTGATAGGTGTTGCCTGTGATTGAGCAACCTGCACCTGCTGCAGCTGCTGCATGGTGGTTCCTTGCAATacctgaggaagaggaggaaataatgccagaaagagagagtgaaCTTGACAACACAAGCAAGCACATGCAAAGCACATTCTTCAATGCCatataaaaagcaacaaaaaaggcAATGCACTGGAAAGCCagaaatagtgtaaaaaaaaaaaaaaatgaaagcatgatGTGTCACATGTAGTATGAACAGACACCATATCCACATTTTTGTAATGACATAAAACATGcataaagctttaaaaaaaatgaacaactcTTGAGTTCACACCAAGCCTGAAATATCACACTGAAATAatatattcacaatttataatttaaaaataacatataatattaACGAGGGAAGTTTCTGCATTTGATTGAGTGTGAATAATTGTGTGAATATACTTTGTGTCATACACTCTGTAATTTCAGGTTTGGTGTGAACAGGCATTAATCGAAGGAAGCAGAGTTTGAATCAGCAGTGGAGACGAAGCATCCGTTATAACAGAGAAGTAAAATAATGGCAGTTTATGGAAGATCTACATTTGGGCAAAAGACTGCATATAGTGACACAAACAGCAGTGAGCAGACAACGAGATGAAGCTAAACCACTCTCTGTCCTCAGGTATGAAGATTAAACCCCACTAACAACACATTTTTACTTCAAGAGTAAACAGAAGAGAGTTTGAGCAGAGCCCTCGAAGGAACAGGTCACAGTCTGAAAAATGTGTTGttagaactgttcaataaacatgTGGTTACTTTTTCCTTTGCATACATTTTCTGTGCCACTATTTTTCTCTCACCTTATTTCTTTTCGTACATCACTACTGTTCAAATCTTTGaggtttgtatacattttttaatgtttctgaaagaggtATCTTGTGcgcagcaaggatgcattttttgatttaaaagaaatctatttgaataaactttacaatataatttattcctgagatggaAAAACTGAATCTTTAATGTCATATGATTCTTCAGAattattctgataaaaaaaaatactacattaataaaatattttttcaggatgGTTTGATGAGTAGAAACACAGCACTTCTTTTacgtttttcataattttttgtatCTCATTTCATTTTGGCCTGACATCTACCCCACTGTAGATATTTGTCCCGAGTGCTCTCAAAGGTGACTGCAGCACAGCTCTGCCCAAGTCTGACAGCTCAGCAAACTGCAGCTTGCTGAAGCAGCACTGATCTTTAGAGAGAGAACGAGGAAGAGTGAGAAAGTGAAAAAGATCCTCCCACTGGTGGAATTAAACCAGTATAACCTAACAAAGCCAAAAGTtaattatacaaaaacaaaaaaggagagGCGTGGAGAGGACTGCTGTGTTAATGCTAAGACGCTGGACAGCTATCACACCAGAGAGTGACTGGACTCTCTACTGATCACCTGATAGCAACGTGTGAATGACACCTCTGGGCTTTCAACCTTCACCAATCATGTTTCAAATGAATCAAAGTAGTCAGGGCTCAAGTGTTGTGTGAGAGAGTAGGTATGATAAAGTTTCAGCCTTTTATCCACCAGACCGTAGGATAATATACACCAGGGTAATTACAAGGGCAAACAGTACCCTCCAGATGCCAGGTTTCTTTCATGTATCCACATATTTCCTATTAAAACTTTGGGCAGGAAAATCAAAAAAGTagccagttttattttaaaaagtcactttAACTTTAGCTACATCATACCCATAATATCATGATTTACATGATATCATACAtgtgctaaatataaatataaactactaAATGTTAATGATAGCTGGGTCCAAAATCACATGCTCTCTGAATAGGCAGGTTCTTCGCGATGGTTACAAAATGTATAGTATGAATGCATGTTGTATGAATGCACTCAACATACTATATTTGGCATGATGTCATTGTCATGTGAGCATCCATTAGATGTGTACTTTGGTCAACATTTCACCTAATGTTTTATGAATACAGTGAAACCAGACACACTACTCCGTTCACATACTGTTTTCCACCTACTATATGAAAGGCGAATTATGCTTACGCACAATGTTGATAGTTAAAAAGCTAGACTCCATATATGTGTTCTTGGGTTTGTGATGATTACCTGGCCCTGCTGGGGCTGAGCGATGATAATCTGTCCGGGCTGTAGTGTGGTGGCGGTGGGAGCAGCCACCTGCTGGCCTTGCTGTTGACCTTGAACCTGCACCGCGCCGGGCTGCTGCGCCAGAGTGAAGTAATACTGGACCGGCTCAGTCGGGGCGACGGCCTGACGCACTTCCTCCTACACAGATTATAGAGAGAGGTATACCTTATAGTGTAGCACACTTCAACAGGATCTTCAGAAATGCAAAAGAGCATCCAACAACAAGAGTTCATAAGGCCTATCTGCTGGTTACATCTCCATAAATTATTTGAGCTCTGTAACACTAGATGCAGGATGAGGATAAATTACTTCTAGGCAAAACAAGAGCGAGTAATGCAATCTTTTAGCTGGACAGAAACGAGACCTTGAGCTGCAGTCTGGCCTGAACTCCTACACTCAACCGCAGTATAATGGCAGGCCATCGGCTGTGCTATTCTGACACACAAACAGCAGGAATACCCAAACGTTTGTACCCAGAAGTGCATCTGTAGATCTGTGCATCTGTAGACCTCCACCCATTCCTGAAGATTTATTTGTGACAAAGAGAGTAAACATCCCTCTCCCAGCTTGGTGATGTCACAGCTGAGAGTGTAGGATGTTTACACACCTggtcacacacaaaaacaaatgcagGACCATAAAGCCATCGGGTCAAACCTAGACGGTGGTTTAGCTGAGCTAGAAGGGCTCGGATCATTGGATACAATGGGTAAATTCCTTCTTTCTACATGTGCTGGGTATTCACACCGTGGCATTTCAATTTGCTTTGGTTTTTTAAGTCTCTGGCATTCCTGAAAGAATTCAAGTTTAGGTTAAGGAATGTTTGTTGTATTGATTTCCTTTTTGAAAAatacacccacacccacacacacacacacatatatatatgtatatacactttATCTAGCTAAAAACATTATATCCCATAAACTagaaaaattatcaaaattataaatacatttatttatatcttaAAGAACAGTCTTGAGTCCGTCTTTATGTTGCTAATGTGCTCTACAGAAGCATCCGAGGCtgtgacattttatatatttctttaaatttcaCAAAGTATGTCCCTTATTTCaactaaaagaataaaaatggctGGTAAAGCATCCGAGCGGCTGTTAAAATCTGTGATTGACAGGGTTAAAAATTCTTCTTTTAGCCCGCCAATCGCTGTTCTGCTGCCATTGGTGTGGCACATAACCACACGTGGTTGTTTTTGGAGTCAGGCACATGGTGCTATGGCCGCGTTCGTAAAATACACACAGAAGAAATGATTAAATATGATGTCTGGTTGTACAGAGATAGGGGAAGCAGGGTGCTGCAAACATCCGACTGAAAGCCTTCACAAACCCTACACCCAGCTTCCAGTCAAGGATGTTTACAGCGCCCCCaggctgccaaaaacaacaccGCACCATCTCCTCTTCACATatgctgaagaaaaaaacaagcaaCTGTATGACAATGATCGATTATGACAGCTTGAAGCTCCTCTCTTTCCCGCACCTGTCGTTTTGGAGGCTTGAGGTCATCGCGGGGGACGATGTCAATGAGGAAGTCAAACTGATCAAACTTAGTGATGGCCATGGCGATGTCATTCCTCTGGAAACAGAAAATAAGACCAGACAGtcaaaaacaaaccccaaaagaCTAAAACATCACATCTAATATTTAGTCACAGGAATAGCAGTGACATACAAATCCCCAAAAAAGGATTATGCTCAAAATAAAACGGTGCagcaatatttcataatataatacGATAATGTATCCCACACACTACATCAGACAGGTACACGATCTCACCCCACAGACACTCTACTAGTGGTATTTTCCACAGGATATTGGCTGCAAAGACCACCCATTGTCACCCCCCAGATCAGCAGCTATTTTTAGCAGCATGATTAATATCTGGTGGTGAAGGGTCACATCCATGCAGTTGTTCCATTGACAACTGTTGTCGTGGCGACACCGATTGGCGTGATGCCTTCACAATGGAAATGTGTGCCAGCTGCAAGCGCTAATACAATCTACATATTAAAAAGGACAGTCTAACAGTCATTACAGCTTTGTTCAGTGACGAAACCTGTTGCTGAACACTACGTTGGAAAAAGGCTATCTATGCTGAAATGGGCTGCCACAATGActactaaaatatgtttttatgatatgaTCATAAGCTATATATATTAAGctattcacatattttacatatttatagatttcattattttaaaaatatttgaatttaacaTTCAGTTAAGTTAAGGAAATGTTATTACACGTcacataataatatacatatttatttttcattattattaattttcaatCCAAGCGTTAAGGGACCACTTTATGAGTATCATTCAGAGTTCAGAACAGTGTTTCACAGCCCAGGGAGGCAAAATCTGGGGAGGAAAAGTAAGTGGGTCATGGGAGATGTACTTTTAGACTCTACGCTACAGTGGAACAGAGATAAGCCCTGGGGGGCTCTTCCCATAAACAGACAAGCTGTGTCATGACTCCAGCACATGTAGTATTAGGAGAGaccatttttgttttatcatcTTTGGCATAATGATTTGGGGTTGGACCTATTCACGTGGAGAACTGGGCCACAAAGGTTTAGACTCGTCTAACAAGCTAGTcatctaattttttctttatgaatggtcatcatttttcttttttttattcagttacatAAAAGCATAGATTAGTCCAACTTAAATCCAaaaatgagacttttttttattggttatttgCTAGTTCACTGTCTTAACACGGAGGTTTAATTTACACAACTGGTCCCTGAAGGTAATAGAACAGTGGCTAAAGGTGCAGTTAACTAAATTTTGGCAAACtttcacagacaaaaaaaaaagtattttgtcaaTAGTGTAGCGATGTATGAAACACGGTTCACACAGAAGTGATTTTCAAACCGAGCAGATTTCTGTTGGTAAACGCAGTTTGCATGACCGACTTGAACATGAGTGAACTCTGCATGGGAATATTGTTGATGAAATAAAAATCCAGTTTGTAGTTATTCCTATTGAAGGGATTTAGCATATTTCGCTTGTTTGTGTTTAATGCCATGCTATCTTCTGTGGCTATTCTCATGGTGAGAAAAATGTATAGCAAAATATCACGTTTTTACAATTTACTTTCACGAAAAACTCTAAAACCATATTTGGCTTAACTGAATGATAAAGTTTTCTGACAGGGTTGATTTCGCCGATGAAATTTCGCCAAACAATAATAAGTGTGACTGCACCTTAACATTATACTCTTAATATGtttgaaactatttaaaaattaCTAAACATTGACAAGTGATCTACAAATGTAACTCTTTACCATCAAATTCACTGAAAATAAGGCAAAGTCATAATTTTTTGGACAGAAAGGGTGCAACCAAGAAACATATGGTGGGTGGAATAAGGAAATAACCCAAAGCTCATATTAAATTGAGACTGAAGTACTATACGAAGATCACTGGGACACATGATTTAGCGGGGATGAACACGACTGACCTGTAGTGTGCGCCGCTTGTTGTCCTCGGTGTGAATCCAAGCTCTGAGAGTGAGCTCCGTGATGAAGATCTGTGCCGCTTTGGCAAACAGCACCGGTGCCTCGGCACTGATCATCTACAGAGGATTACCAAAGCAAATGAATACAGGGGAAATAAAAGGACAACATACAATCATATCCGGACACTCACTACACCCACATGCCCATCATGTTCTGGCCTGCCGTCAGATGGACATAATACGTAGTGGCCTAAGAGGCTACGTCAAGACCTGACCCAGGGTCTTGCCCATGCTGCTGCTCCTGAGCTCTTAATTGCCTTGGCTTTTTCTCTTCCCACTCTAAGCTGTAGGTTATTTTAAGCGTCTGGACAACACCCTGACCTGACGCCTGCTTCCCACGCGGCTAAGGGCTGTGTGGGAAGATCATGCCCTGTGGCATCTACAACTTCTCAAATTCTTAGTAGCACAAAAGAAAGGAGGAGAGATCTGTCTGCTTTAGGATTAATTCAGCTCATTTTTAAGGGTTAAACCATCAAGCAAATGCATCAAACATTATGACTAGTCGTTTGATTTCTCTCACTCTATGAAACTGCACTACAAGGGCATTCGTGTGTGTTACCGC encodes the following:
- the LOC113119343 gene encoding nuclear transcription factor Y subunit gamma-like isoform X3, whose translation is MSADSFGAGGSDAQQSLQSFWPRVMEEIRNLTVKDFRVQELPLARIKKIMKLDEDVKMISAEAPVLFAKAAQIFITELTLRAWIHTEDNKRRTLQRNDIAMAITKFDQFDFLIDIVPRDDLKPPKRQEEVRQAVAPTEPVQYYFTLAQQPGAVQVQGQQQGQQVAAPTATTLQPGQIIIAQPQQGQSAPVTMQVGEGQQVQIVQAAAQGQAQAQAAQSAGQTMQVMQQIITNTGEIQQIPVQLNTGQLQYIRLAQPVSGTQVVQGQIQTLATNTQQISQTEVQQGQQQFSQFTDGQQLYQIQQVTMPAGQELTQPMFIQSTNQTADGQVTTQVSAD
- the LOC113119343 gene encoding nuclear transcription factor Y subunit gamma-like isoform X2, with product MSADSFGAGGSDAQQSLQSFWPRVMEEIRNLTVDFRVQELPLARIKKIMKLDEDVKMISAEAPVLFAKAAQIFITELTLRAWIHTEDNKRRTLQRNDIAMAITKFDQFDFLIDIVPRDDLKPPKRQEEVRQAVAPTEPVQYYFTLAQQPGAVQVQGQQQGQQVAAPTATTLQPGQIIIAQPQQGQVLQGTTMQQLQQVQVAQSQATPITSAPVTMQVGEGQQVQIVQAAAQGQAQAQAAQSAGQTMQVMQQIITNTGEIQQIPVQLNTGQLQYIRLAQPVSGTQVVQGQIQTLATNTQQISQTEVQQGQQQFSQFTDGQQLYQIQQVTMPAGQELTQPMFIQSTNQTADGQVTTQVSAD
- the LOC113119343 gene encoding nuclear transcription factor Y subunit gamma-like isoform X1 encodes the protein MSADSFGAGGSDAQQSLQSFWPRVMEEIRNLTVKDFRVQELPLARIKKIMKLDEDVKMISAEAPVLFAKAAQIFITELTLRAWIHTEDNKRRTLQRNDIAMAITKFDQFDFLIDIVPRDDLKPPKRQEEVRQAVAPTEPVQYYFTLAQQPGAVQVQGQQQGQQVAAPTATTLQPGQIIIAQPQQGQVLQGTTMQQLQQVQVAQSQATPITSAPVTMQVGEGQQVQIVQAAAQGQAQAQAAQSAGQTMQVMQQIITNTGEIQQIPVQLNTGQLQYIRLAQPVSGTQVVQGQIQTLATNTQQISQTEVQQGQQQFSQFTDGQQLYQIQQVTMPAGQELTQPMFIQSTNQTADGQVTTQVSAD